GGGAATTTCAATCTCAGGATTATCAATATAGGCAATAATGGCATTGACAGTGTCCACAAGGTTGTGCGGTGCCATATTGGTTGCCATACCCACAGCAATACCTGAAGCACCGTTGATAAGCAAAAGAGGAATTCTAGTAGGCAGTACGGTAGGTTCTTTTAGAGAATCGTCAAAGTTCATCTGGAAGTCTACCGTATCCTTTTCTATATCAAGCAGAGTCTCTTCAGCCAGTTTGTTAAGTCTTGCCTCAGTATAACGCATTGCAGCAGGGCTGTCACCGTCAATGGATCCAAAGTTACCCTGACCATCAACCAGTAGGTACCTCATAGACCAGGTCTGAGCAAGGCGGACCATTGCATAATACACTGAAGAGTCGCCGTGCGGGTGGAATTTACCAAGCACCTCACCCACAATACGAGCGGATTTTTTATAAGGCTTATTAGAACCTACCCCAAGTTCGTGCATTCCAAACAATACCCGTCTATGAACAGGTTTCAAACCGTCGCGAACATCAGGTAATGCCCTGGAGACTATTACCGACATCGAGTAATCGATGTAGGATGCTTTCATCTCCTCTTCGATGTTAACCTTAATTACTCTTTCTTCTTCAATCATTATATTTATATTGTTTGATGAATCATGAACAAAAAAAAGGTCATAAAACCGACCTTTTTTAATATCGCTAAATTAATGATAAAATGCCGAATTTTAAAATCGTGGCGACCTAATTGTAAGCTATTTTTAGCAATATTAATCTCCCTTTTCTTCAGGATTTGAGGAGGATGGGTGATGAACCAAAATATCCTTTTTCGGTTTATCTAATTGAGTGGGATAATTGCGTAAAATATAGTACTTTTGAAGAGTTTTTTAACAGTGTTGCACTGTACGTATAATAGATTTAGCTGACTTTATGGAATTAAATTATTCATCAAGGGTAAGAGACGCTATATCCCACAGCAGGGAGGAAGCTCTGCGACTTGGCAACCTGTTCATTGCTCCCGAACACATTATGCTGGGGCTAATAGCTCAACCCGGTGGGTGCGCTGTAAAGCTGATGGAAAAGATGAATGTGGACCTGGATCACCTTCGTGAGGCTATCGAGGACAAGATAAAAGGCACTAAGCCAGTGGAGCATGAAGGCGATTTGCCGCTCTTGAAATCTACAGAACAGATTCTGAAACTTGTTTACCTTGAAGCAAAAGCCCTGAAAAGTGACAAAATTACAACGGTACATCTTTTGCTGGCCTTGCTAAGAGACACCAACAGTACAATTGCACAGATCATGGAAAGCTACAATGTGAAATATGAATCATTAAAGAATGTCCTGTCAAGGCAGTATCCCATCGCAAGGTCACAGATGCCCGACGATGATGATCAGGACAGTCCTTTTGGCGGAAGTTCGTCAGAAGGTTCAAAGTCCTCCGGTGCTAAAGGTCAAAGTGAAACACCGGTACTTGACAACTTCGGTATTGACATAACCAAAGCGGCCGAGGAAGGCCGTCTCGATCCTATTGTAGGCCGCGAAAAAGAAATAGAGCGTCTTGCGCAGATACTTAGTCGTCGGAAGAAAAACAATCCTGTTCTAATTGGTGAACCTGGAGTTGGAAAATCAGCAATTGCTGAAGGTCTGGCTCTTAGGATAGTCGAACGTAAGGTTTCCCGAGTACTTTTTGGTAAGCGGGTTGTTACTCTTGACCTGGCATCAATCGTTGCCGGAACCAAGTACAGGGGTCAGTTTGAAGAGCGTATTAAGGCTATATTGAATGAATTGTCAAGAAACCCGCATATCATCCTGTTTATTGATGAAATTCACACGATTGTAGGAGCAGGTGGTGCTACCGGTTCACTTGATGCAGCCAATATGCTTAAACCAGCTCTGGCTCGTGGAGAGATCCAATGTATTGGTGCTACGACTCTGGATGAGTATCGTCAGCATATTGAAAAAGACGGAGCTCTGGAACGCCGTTTCCAAAAAGTAATGGTTGAGCCGACCACACCAGAGGAAACCTTTGAAATTCTCAACAATATCAAGGCCAAGTATGAGGATCACCATAATGTGACTTATACCCCGGAGGCTATTGACGCATGTGTAAAGCTTACTGAGCGTTATATCTCAGACCGACATTTACCAGATAAGGCAATAGACGCTCTGGATGAGGCCGGTTCACGTGTCCATATCTCTAATATTGTAGTTCCCGAATCCATCCTTAAGCTTGAAAAGCAGATTGAGGAAGTAAAGGAAAACAAGATAAAGGCCGTAAAGGCACAGAACTTTGAGCTGGCAGCCAGTTTCCGTGACAAGGAAAAGAGTCTGCAGGATGAGTTGGAACGCACTAAGCAAAAATGGGAAGAAGAACTACAACAACACAGAGAAACAGTTGATGCAGAAAAGGTTGCTGAAGTTGTTGCTATGATGACAGGAATACCTGTTCAAAGAATAGCACAGGCAGAAGGCTTCCGTCTTCTGCAAATGGGAGAAGAATTAAGAGGTAAAGTAATTGGTCAAGAAGAGGCAATACAAAAGGTTGTTAAAGCAATTCAGCGTAATCGTGCCGGATTGAAGGATCCAAACCGTCCTATCGGTTCCTTTATTTTCCTTGGTCCTACAGGTGTTGGTAAGACTCACCTTGCAAAGGTACTTACCCAGTATCTGTTTGATACCCCAGACGCCCTGATTCGCATCGACATGAGTGAATATATGGAGAAGTTCAGTGTATCACGTCTTGTTGGAGCGCCTCCCGGATATATCGGATATGAAGAAGGTGGACAGCTCACCGAAAAGGTACGTCGTCGCCCCTACTCTGTTGTACTCCTCGACGAGATTGAGAAGGCTCACCCGGATGTATTTAACCTGATGCTCCAGGTTCTTGACGAAGGACGTCTTACAGACAGCCTTGGTCGTAGGGTTGACTTCAGGAATACTATTATCATCATGACTTCAAATATTGGAACCAGGGAGCTTAAGGAGTTTGGCCGTGGAGTTGGTTTCTCTGCCCAGCAACCAGGAAGCAAGGATGACAATGAAATGGCCAGAGGAATTATCGAAAAGGCTCTTAAAAAAGCCTTTGCACCTGAGTTCCTTAATCGTATTGACGATGTAATAATCTTCGGTAGCCTTTCCAAGGAAGATATTCACAAGATTATTGATATCGAACTTGCAGGACTTTACAAAAGAGTTGAGAGCCTCGGTTATAAGCTTAATCTTGCTGAGAATGCCAAGAACTTCATTGTTTCGAAGGGCTATGATGCTCAATACGGAGCAAGACCATTGAAACGGGCAATACAGAAGTACCTTGAAGATGAAATGGCAGAGGTAATAATCCAGGCTTCAGTTTCTGAAGGCGATGAAATAGAAGTAGATTACGATGAGAAGGAAGAAAAGATCAAAACAAAGATAGTATCACACAAGACAAAAGGATCGGTCATCAAATCACAGGGACCAGAGAGTGTCAACTAGGTTGTAAATATGGATAAAAAAAGAGAGTGCCCTGTGGCACTCTCTTTTTTTATCGTATAAGGCCTTATTACAGCCTTATTTTAATAATTTACAGGATTACTTAAGTCTGCTGTTGATTTCTCTTAGGGAAGCCTGAGCCTTTTCGTTGTCAGGATCAATCTCAAGTACCTTTTCAAACCATGGCTTAGCATCAGCAAAAGCATTGTTTGCACGAGCTGTAATCTCATCATATTGTTCAGGATCTGCACTAGCTGCAGAAGCAAGAATTTGAGCAGCCTGATTATATGGTTCTGCACCCTTTTTCAGATAATAGGTTGTCAGCATCTTTTTCATCTGAGCAAGGACAGAACTACTCTTGTAATCCTCAATAGCTTTGAGGAGAGTTTGTTCCATTTCCTCATCCCTATCCAGATTATTCAGAGAAGAAGCAATGTAATATGTAGAAAAATCAGCACGATATCCCATATCGACAGACTTCTTATAGTATTCCAATGCCTTCTCATGGTTCTTAATTCTGCGTGCTGCAGTTGCCAGGTTGAATATCATTGAAGCATCCTGTGCTTCTTCTTCAGGCCATACTGCTAGGGCAGCTTCAAACTTCTCGACTGCTGTGGCAAAATCGTTCTTTCTCAACGCATCATTACCTTCATTCTTCAACTCGATATATGCTGTTTCAGTTTGTGCAAAAGAAACCAAAGAAAACAGCATCATCCCCAAAATTGTTAAATACCTCATAA
The genomic region above belongs to Xiashengella succiniciproducens and contains:
- a CDS encoding tetratricopeptide repeat protein produces the protein MRYLTILGMMLFSLVSFAQTETAYIELKNEGNDALRKNDFATAVEKFEAALAVWPEEEAQDASMIFNLATAARRIKNHEKALEYYKKSVDMGYRADFSTYYIASSLNNLDRDEEMEQTLLKAIEDYKSSSVLAQMKKMLTTYYLKKGAEPYNQAAQILASAASADPEQYDEITARANNAFADAKPWFEKVLEIDPDNEKAQASLREINSRLK
- a CDS encoding ATP-dependent Clp protease ATP-binding subunit yields the protein MELNYSSRVRDAISHSREEALRLGNLFIAPEHIMLGLIAQPGGCAVKLMEKMNVDLDHLREAIEDKIKGTKPVEHEGDLPLLKSTEQILKLVYLEAKALKSDKITTVHLLLALLRDTNSTIAQIMESYNVKYESLKNVLSRQYPIARSQMPDDDDQDSPFGGSSSEGSKSSGAKGQSETPVLDNFGIDITKAAEEGRLDPIVGREKEIERLAQILSRRKKNNPVLIGEPGVGKSAIAEGLALRIVERKVSRVLFGKRVVTLDLASIVAGTKYRGQFEERIKAILNELSRNPHIILFIDEIHTIVGAGGATGSLDAANMLKPALARGEIQCIGATTLDEYRQHIEKDGALERRFQKVMVEPTTPEETFEILNNIKAKYEDHHNVTYTPEAIDACVKLTERYISDRHLPDKAIDALDEAGSRVHISNIVVPESILKLEKQIEEVKENKIKAVKAQNFELAASFRDKEKSLQDELERTKQKWEEELQQHRETVDAEKVAEVVAMMTGIPVQRIAQAEGFRLLQMGEELRGKVIGQEEAIQKVVKAIQRNRAGLKDPNRPIGSFIFLGPTGVGKTHLAKVLTQYLFDTPDALIRIDMSEYMEKFSVSRLVGAPPGYIGYEEGGQLTEKVRRRPYSVVLLDEIEKAHPDVFNLMLQVLDEGRLTDSLGRRVDFRNTIIIMTSNIGTRELKEFGRGVGFSAQQPGSKDDNEMARGIIEKALKKAFAPEFLNRIDDVIIFGSLSKEDIHKIIDIELAGLYKRVESLGYKLNLAENAKNFIVSKGYDAQYGARPLKRAIQKYLEDEMAEVIIQASVSEGDEIEVDYDEKEEKIKTKIVSHKTKGSVIKSQGPESVN